TTGTAAATGAAAATTAGCTAATCTTTTTTCAATATTTAAAAATAAGCCAGATGGACAGGAATCTATTAATAAACAAGAAGATTTATTTGCTAAATCTATTTGTCTGATTTTGGTCTTTGTTGATTTTGGTTTATATTTAACTTCTTGCCAAAAATTAGCTAGAATAATTCCTGAAAGGGAAATAATCATAATAGTAATTGACCAAAACCAAGCTTCATTAATTGCTCCAGCTTCCACAGCAAAATATATGGCCATGGGAATTGTTTGTGTTTGTCCAGGAATATTACCTGCTAACATTAAAGTTGCCCCAAATTCACCTAACGCCCGCGCAAATGCTAAGGTGGTGGCAGCTACAATTCCCGGAAATGCTAGGGGTAAACTAATCCGCCAAAAAATTGTCAATTCTTTAGCACCCAAAGTTCTCGCTACTCGCAGGAGATTGGCATCAATTTGACTAAAAGCTCCCAATGCAGTTTTGTACATTAATGGGAATGAAACTACTGTAGCAGCGATCGCCGCACCATACCAAGTAAAAACAATTGTCGTATCAAATCGTTCTAGCAGTTTACCAACTGGACCATTTTTGCCAAAAAATAGCAGTAATAAAAATCCCACCACAGTAGGTGGTAGAATCAACGGTGCAACGAATATTCCCTCAATTAAAGATTTACCTTTACCACGATATCCCAACATCCAATAAGCGGCAGATATACCCAAAAAGAAAGTGATAAACGTTGCCAATAAAGCTGTTTTCAACGATATCCAAAGAGGTGATAAATCAATTGCCATAGTTTTTTAGATAAATGGTATAAATCTGAATTTTCTATTTAACAATAACTAATTTATTCCTGCATTTGTAAATTATGCAGGAATATTAAAGCTGGAAAAAAGAATTTAATTCCACATATAGCTAAGGCAGAATAAACCCATATTTCTTGAATACAGCTTTAGCTTGATTACTAGATAAAAATTGAGAGAATTCTTTAGCAGCATTAATATTTTTGCTGCGTTTAACAACTGCTAAGGGATAAATAATAGGAGAGTGGTATTTTTCATCGGCTGTAACTACGACTTTTATCTGATTAGAGATTTTGGCATCAGTTATATAAACTAAACCTGCATCAGCATTCCCACTTTCTACAGATGCTAAAACTTGACGCACGTTATTAGCAAAAACCAGTTTTGATTTAACTTCTGTCCAAATTTTCAGCTTTTCTAATACTTGTTGCGCGTATTGTCCTGCGGGTACACTTCTCGGTTCACCAATAGCGATTTTTTTTACTTTTGCATCTTTGAGGCTATAGAAACTAGTGATACCCCCAACATTTTTAGGTACTACTAAAACTAGCCTGTTTTTAGCAATGATATTCCGAGTTCCTGCAACTAAAAGTCCTTTTTGTTCTAAAGCATCTACTTGTTTTTTAGCCGCAGAGATAAAAATATCCGCCGGCGCACCTTGTTCGATTTGTTGCTGTAATGCACCAGAAGATCCAAAGTTATAACTAATATTGACGTTGGATTTACTTTGTTGGTAGAGGGGTTTAATTTCTTCTAGTGCCTCTTTTAAACTAGCAGCGGCGGATACAAGTAAGCTGGTATTGGATTGTGCTACAACAGGGGAAGAAGTCAGGATTGGTAAGCCAATTGCTAGTAATAAAGTTGCTAATGCCGTAGTTATTAAAACTAGTAATTTTCTTCTTTTGATTGGCAAACTGGATTGAGAGAAATTTTTATTCATGGAATTGACACCAAGATTACTATAATCTTTACCAATAAAATTGGTAAATTATATTCAAAAATGAACCTATTTAAATGATTTACCTTAGATATGCTATTTAAATTGTATTTAAAGTTACTTTTAGCAAAAATATAGCTACCAACTTAATTGGTAGCTATTCTGCTCTAAAATTTTATAGGACTTCTACCTTTTTTCCTTACCCCCCAAAGAATAGGGAAAAGGAGAAATAATTTAAGTATGAAATATGACTGTAATCAAGGGTAGAAACGCCAATAGAAAAATATGCCAAGATTCCAATTGTGCTTCTGATATTGGTTC
The window above is part of the Dolichospermum sp. DET69 genome. Proteins encoded here:
- the modA gene encoding molybdate ABC transporter substrate-binding protein; its protein translation is MKRRKLLVLITTALATLLLAIGLPILTSSPVVAQSNTSLLVSAAASLKEALEEIKPLYQQSKSNVNISYNFGSSGALQQQIEQGAPADIFISAAKKQVDALEQKGLLVAGTRNIIAKNRLVLVVPKNVGGITSFYSLKDAKVKKIAIGEPRSVPAGQYAQQVLEKLKIWTEVKSKLVFANNVRQVLASVESGNADAGLVYITDAKISNQIKVVVTADEKYHSPIIYPLAVVKRSKNINAAKEFSQFLSSNQAKAVFKKYGFILP